A part of Aspergillus flavus chromosome 1, complete sequence genomic DNA contains:
- a CDS encoding uncharacterized protein (expressed protein): MGLSRAHVITSHSLFHSSRVLWESNEQTACQCLHLRGKGSLKVTFAESSDVRDFSFRWTDIETEYTRRELSHTTDKLPALAGIARRMHSLRANDTYIAGLWRNTLCLDLLWRGNRESELATWQAPSWSWASIKGEVSFLINEQNVYGFRPMFSYITHNCTPLHPTNEGCFGGCNQRP, encoded by the coding sequence ATGGGCCTATCAAGAGCGCATGTTATCACCTCGCATTCTTTATTTCACTCGTCGAGAGTATTGTGGGAATCTAACGAACAGACTGCATGTCAATGCCTTCACCTGCGAGGAAAAGGGAGCTTAAAAGTCACATTTGCCGAATCTAGTGATGTGAGGGACTTCAGTTTCCGCTGGACTGATATCGAGACAGAGTACACTAGACGCGAGCTATCCCATACAACCGATAAACTACCCGCGTTAGCAGGAATTGCTAGAAGGATGCACTCGTTGAGGGCCAACGATACTTATATAGCGGGCTTGTGGCGAAACACCCTCTGCCTAGACCTATTGTGGCGCGGTAATCGAGAGTCGGAACTGGCAACTTGGCAAGCACCGTCGTGGTCTTGGGCCTCCATTAAAGGGGAAGTCAGTTTCTTGATAAACGAACAAAACGTATATGGATTTCGCCCGATGTTCTCTTATATAACTCATAACTGCACGCCACTCCATCCGACTAATGAGGGCTGTTTTGGTGGCTGCAATCAGCGTCCCTGA
- a CDS encoding ankyrin repeat-containing domain protein, translating into MATPAGVPLELLYHITDYLHPKDLISLLFAFPEFANRLTYRRLSATDRHQRTVLHLLADPEVGPDEPELRDMIITHLIQFRAIPVNIRDIYGYTPLWIAADRGNEEMVKLLLETKDLEPDIPSLSGVLPLGQAVSRENEVIVKQLLAHGGVNPIREHSPNGKQVVLAPLATAAMAGRAAMVKLMLGHVPREQLEPAAAMAFKYAANFKHKDVMEVIINSVGNVNFQIEKGQSVLLYTYSRFYRGIAKQLLTKDGVDAGCKDNIGRTLLSIAVDREDTEMVKLLLARRDVEVVFKGSNGWTNLALCASNVYHPNSKIIELLLGIGGES; encoded by the coding sequence ATGGCTACTCCCGCGGGTGTTCCACTAGAGCTTCTCTATCATATAACAGATTATCTCCACCCCAAGGATCTAATATCGTTATTATTCGCATTTCCTGAATTTGCAAATCGGTTGACATATCGACGCCTATCTGCGACCGATAGACATCAACGGACAGTTCTACACTTGCTCGCCGATCCAGAAGTCGGACCTGATGAGCCGGAGCTCAGGGACATGATAATCACACATCTCATACAGTTTAGAGCCATCCCCGTCAATATCCGCGACATATATGGCTACACACCATTGTGGATAGCAGCTGATCGAGGAAACGAAGAGATGGTAAAGTTACTCCTCGAGACAAAAGACTTGGAACCGGATATACCGAGCCTATCCGGGGTCCTTCCACTTGGACAAGCTGTTAGTCGTGAAAATGAAGTCATTGTAAAACAGCTATTGGCACATGGTGGTGTTAACCCCATTCGAGAACATAGCCCTAACGGCAAGCAGGTCGTATTAGCTCCGCTTGCGAcggcagccatggctgggCGTGCGGCTATGGTAAAGTTGATGCTAGGGCACGTTCCCAGGGAGCAACTGGAACCTGCCGCTGCAATGGCTTTCAAATACGCTGCGAACTTTAAGCATAAGGATGTTATGGAagttataattaatagtGTTGGGAATGTGAATTTTCAAATCGAAAAGGGACAGAGCGTGCTGCTGTACACATACTCCAGATTCTACAGGGGTATTGCGAAACAGCTGTTGACGAAGGATGGTGTTGACGCAGGTTGTAAGGACAACATTGGTAGAACTTTGCTGAGTATTGCCGTGGATCGTGAGGATACTGAAATGGTGAAGCTCCTCCTCGCTCGACGGGATGTGGAGGTTGTTTTCAAGGGTAGCAACGGTTGGACAAACCTGGCATTGTGTGCTAGCAATGTATATCATCCTAACAGTAAGATCATAGAACTACTATTAGGTATAGGTGGAGAAAGTTGA
- a CDS encoding intermembrane space protein, with protein MFRPASRALLRAPAAARGPASRRLISTAPAESKPRSWKNTAVRLGLAAGAIYYYNTSNVFAENPSFSLNNQLKKNSAEEPLPTLDSIKPRIREERESAAPKPNAEQAPAQELSLGEGAVKSPQELEEEAGQEAAFNPETGEINWDCPCLGGMAHGPCGEEFKAAFSCFVYSEEEPKGMDCIEKFKGMQDCFRKYPEVYGAELEDDEEGAPAPAPEGEAQNAAPLATEIDAASHPEEKRARAKETTAQVKSELSQKGELPESDELLPKAWHDTENKNETQSEK; from the exons ATGTTTCGTCCCGCCTCTAGAGCCCTCCTCCGCGCGCCGGCCGCCGCCCGTGGCCCGGCAAGCAGACGATTGATAAGCACCGCTCCCGCCGAGTCGAAACcgaggagctggaagaacACCGCTGTACGACTGGGATTGGCCGCTGGCGCAATCTACTACTATAACACGAGCAATGTGTTCGCGGAGAACCCATCCT TCTCCCTCAACAACCAGCTTAAGAAAAACTCCGCCGAAGAACCCCTCCCCACCCTCGACTCCATCAAGCCCAGGATCCGCGAAGAAAGGGAATCCGCCGCCCCCAAGCCCAATGCCGAACAAGCCCCAGCACAAGAGCTCTCCCTCGGCGAGGGCGCCGTGAAGTCGCCCCAGGAGCTCGAAGAGGAGGCCGGCCAGGAAGCCGCCTTCAACCCGGAGACCGGCGAGATCAACTGGGACTGCCCCTGCCTGGGTGGAATGGCTCACGGCCCTTGCGGAGAGGAGTTCAAGGCTGCGTTCAGCTGCTTCGTGTACTCTGAGGAGGAGCCTAAGGGCATGGACTGCATTGAGAAGTTTAA GGGCATGCAAGATTGTTTCCGCAAGTATCCCGAGGTTTACGGCGCTGAgcttgaagacgatgaggaaggtgCTCCTGCTCCCGCTCCCGAGGGTGAGGCCCAGAACGCTGCGCCCCTAGCCACCGAGATTGATGCGGCTTCGCATCCCGAGGAGAAGCGTGCCCGCGCGAAGGAGACTACCGCCCAGGTGAAGTCAGAGCTTTCGCAGAAGGGCGAGCTCCCCGAGAGCGATGAGCTGCTTCCCAAGGCTTGGCACGACACGGAAAACAAGAACGAGACCCAGTCCGAGAAATAA
- a CDS encoding nonsense-mediated mRNA decay 2 protein: MDRQRKRELRNLNERAWAGESDIFPVSRSLDSALKKNTAFIKRLRTGISASAQQTFLADIRTLSLHKYLSEIISACYEGLCKLKSPGEIATGVEIASALHQRFGPAEFTRQIGWLLGRGLSTPDKGQLKALSQEVREREEKERLSRHRVLLRVATELWLVGVLRTLDDIERPEDLGAKGKDGVVGIGGKASENPVKAKVPSAVRDSDKEAEPFPLEVLKDLLGHDRDHTNLPLAVLFVKSFSWDILGAKTVEEGRKTVEADGATTPAEATNGEEGAGDVTTVENDPPLIPEKTQARFKSILNRYLEDVKAHVVRDQRALAAQSRRNAEAYVKSGEIFEDRQANFEKQSKSLEKLVANTQVLCEALGVEMPALAEQESADPASSGGIGLVKTSEYLRGHGDGAGIWEDEEERRFYENLVDLKGKVPAVLLEDGKKKKTDSDEAGKKKDGEDLEKSESAQGQPSEEKAAADADDQSMAIASKTVGAQVDALLAKLPDLQTKDHVDQLALDFCFLNSKASRNRLIKAVSDVPKGRIDLLPLYSRLVATLGQYLPDIPQGLITYLDEEFRSLQRRKSKEFLGQVRMSNVRYLAELTKFGVVPEHIIFHCFKVSLDDFSRMNIEIIGYLLENCGRYLLRNPETSPRMASFLETLGRKKTVQHLGQQERMIIENAVYYVDPPPRPAIQQKERTPMESYIRRLIYLDMNKRNYTRILKSIRKLHWEEQEVVDIIERVFSKPVKVKYGNIHLLAILVSALYRYHQEFVIGIVDNILEQITLGLEQNDFKFNQKRVAEVKYLGELYNYKMIDSPVIFDTLYRIVTFGHEGGTPIPGKLNPLDLPDDFFRVRLVCTLLDTCGHCFDRGSAKKKLDFFLTFFQYYMTTKDPLPMDIDFLVQDTFSMTRPQWKLVTDLEEATRIFGEAVAQNYKTQDAERPAEPDDEEAESSSSDEGFEDDVMPEVDEDGESSDEAEASGPNAEQNGDSDSEDEQIFVTRQEEERDPEAEAEFDREFEKMMAESMDSRKFERKGVFDIPLPMKRAPRDAAGESAPETSQPQPQPQPQPQPSTMAFSLMTKKGNKQQTRTIDLPSDSSFAVAMRSQQQADREEQQRIKNLVLNYEMSNEAETAEALEKRSPRDSRVDKSGGNRTAFRSRKLQLSDVNW, translated from the exons ATGGATCGTCAAAGGAAAC GGGAGCTTCGCAATCTCAATGAGAGAGCTTGGGCTGGCGAGAGTG ATATCTTCCCAGTTAGCCGATCCCTTGATTCAGCGCTGAAGAAAAACACCGCTTTCATCAAGCGTCTACGCACCGGAATTAGTGCTTCCGCCCAGCAGACCTTCCTGGCTGATATCCGCACTCTATCGCTCCACAAATATCTGTCAGAAATTATATCCGCTTGCTATGAAGGGCTATGCAAGTTGAAATCGCCGGGGGAGATCGCCACGGGCGTGGAAATCGCGAGCGCACTGCATCAACGGTTCGGACCAGCCGAGTTCACGAGACAAATTGGATGGTTATTGGGTCGAGGACTTAGCACACCGGATAAGGGACAGTTGAAAGCGCTCAGCCAGGAGGTGCGCGAAcgcgaagaaaaggaacgaCTATCCCGACATCGAGTTTTGCTAAGAGTGGCCACAGAGCTCTGGTTGGTTGGTGTGCTCAGGACGCTGGATGATATCGAACGACCGGAGGACTTGGGTGCCAAGGGAAAAGACGGTGTTGTTGGGATAGGTGGAAAGGCCTCAGAAAACCCAGTCAAAGCCAAGGTCCCATCGGCAGTTCGGGACAGTGATAAGGAAGCAGAGCCATTTCCCCTGGAAGTGTTGAAGGACCTATTGGGCCATGATCGTGACCACACCAATCTGCCACTCGCCGTTCTGTTTGTCAAGAGTTTCAGCTGGGATATTCTCGGAGCGAAGACAgtggaggaaggaaggaaaacCGTAGAGGCCGATGGAGCGACGACCCCTGCAGAGGCCACAAATGGCGAGGAGGGCGCGGGAGATGTAACAACAGTTGAAAATGACCCTCCTCTCATCCCAGAGAAGACACAGGCTCGTTTTAAGAGCATTTTGAATCGGTACCTGGAAGATGTCAAGGCGCATGTTGTTCGTGACCAAAGAGCACTGGCAGCCCAGAGTCGTCGTAACGCCGAGGCTTATGTCAAGAGTGGTGAAATCTTCGAGGACCGCCAGGCCAACTTTGAGAAGCAGAGCAAATCTTTGGAAAAGTTGGTTGCCAACACGCAGGTTTTGTGTGAGGCTTTAGGGGTGGAAATGCCCGCCTTGGCTGAGCAGGAATCTGCCGACCCTGCATCGAGTGGAGGAATTGGGCTTGTGAAAACGTCCGAGTACCTACgcggccatggcgatggTGCCGGTATCtgggaagacgaagaagagaggcGCTTTTACGAGAATCTGGTTGACCTCAAAGGCAAGGTTCCAGCCGTTCTCCTAGAGGATggtaagaagaaaaagacagaCTCCGATGAAgcagggaaaaagaaagatggtgaGGATTTGGAGAAGTCCGAATCAGCCCAAGGCCAGCcatcagaagagaaggctGCTGCGGATGCAGACGATCAGTCCATGGCCATTGCAAGCAAAACTGTCGGAGCCCAAGTCGACGCGCTGTTGGCTAAACTGCCCGATTTGCAGACGAAGGACCACGTTGATCAGTTGGCACTGGACTTTTGCTTTCTCAACTCCAAAGCATCTAGAAATAGGCTCATTAAGGCTGTGTCGGATGTGCCGAAGGGACGTATCGATCTCCTGCCCTTGTATTCGCGCCTGGTCGCCACCCTTGGGCAATACTTGCCCGATATACCGCAGGGATTGATCACTTATCTGGATGAAGAGTTCCGAAGCCTTCAACGCCGCAAGTCCAAAGAGTTTCTCGGGCAGGTTCGTATGAGCAATGTGCGCTATCTTGCAGAGTTGACCAAGTTTGGTGTGGTTCCGGAGCATATCATTTTCCACTGTTTCAAGGTCTCTCTTGACGACTTCTCTCGCATGAATATTGAAATCATTGGTTATCTCCTAGAGAACTGTGGACGTTATCTGCTGCGCAACCCCGAGACTTCCCCTCGAATGGCCTCATTTTTGGAAACTcttgggagaaagaaaactgTTCAGCACCTGGGTCAACAAGAACGAATGATCATTGAGAATGCGGTTTACTACGTTGACCCTCCACCCCGACCGGCTATTCAGCAAAAAGAGCGTACTCCTATGGAGTCTTATATCCGGAGGCTTATCTATTTGGATATGAACAAGCGCAATTATACCAGGATCTTGAAGTCAATCCGCAAGCTACATtgggaagaacaagag GTCGTTGACATTATAGAGCGTGTATTCAGCAAGCCCGTTAAGGTGAAATATGGCAACATCCACCTTCTAGCGATCCTAGTCAGCGCTCTCTACAGATATCACCAGGAGTTCGTTATTGGTATCGTCGACAACATCCTCGAGCAAATCACACTGGGTCTTGAGCAGAACGACTTCAAGTTCAACCAGAAGCGCGTCGCTGAAGTCAAGTACCTTGGAGAGTTGTATAACTACAAAATGATCGACTCGCCTGTTATTTTCGATACCTTGTACAGGATTGTTACATTCGGTCATG AGGGCGGTACGCCAATCCCGGGGAAGCTGAACCCATTGGATCTGCCAGATGACTTTTTCCGAGTTCGCCTGGTCTGCACTCTCCTGGACACCTGTGGTCACTGCTTTGACCGTGGATCTGCCAAAAAGAAGTTGGACTTCTTCTTGACGTTTTTCCAG TACTACATGACGACAAAAGATCCACTGCCGATGGACATTGATTTCCTTGTCCAAGATACATTCTCTATGACTCGTCCTCAGTGGAAGTTAGTCACCGACCTGGAAGAGGCCACCCGTATCTTCGGGGAGGCTGTAGCTCAGAACTACAAAACACAAGACGCCGAGAGGCCTGCAGAgccagatgatgaagaagcagaaagtAGCTCATCTGATGAGGGtttcgaggatgatgtcatgCCCGAGGTGGACGAGGACGGAGAGTCCAGTGATGAAGCTGAA GCATCGGGCCCCAATGCCGAGCAAAACGGTGACAGTGACTCTGAAGACGAACAAATCTTCGTTACACGCCAAGAGGAGGAACGAGACCCTGAGGCCGAAGCCGAATTCGATCGTGAGTTCGAAAAGATGATGGCAGAAAGCATGGATTCCCGAAAGTTCGAACGCAAGGGTGTGTTTGACATACCTCTTCCCATGAAACGAGCTCCTCGGGATGCAGCAGGCGAAAGTGCCCCCGAGACTAgtcaaccacaaccacagccgcagccgcagccgcagcctaGTACGATGGCTTTCTCCTTGATGactaaaaagggaaacaaacAACAG ACCCGTACCATCGACCTGCCCTCTGATTCGAGTTTTGCAGTTGCCATGAGAAGCCAGCAGCAAGCTGAtcgagaagaacaacaacgGATCAAGAACCTGGTACTTAATTACGAGATGTCCAACGAGGCCGAAACTGCTGAAG CGCTCGAGAAACGCTCCCCCCGCGACTCCAGGGTTGATAAATCTGGTGGGAATCGGACGGCATTCCGTTCTCGTAAACTGCAGCTGAGCGACGTGAACTGGTAA